Sequence from the Miscanthus floridulus cultivar M001 chromosome 16, ASM1932011v1, whole genome shotgun sequence genome:
CCGTATTTATGGGAGCTTCTTGGTAACCGGAAATCCTCATCTCACGTACGCCTGGTAAatgggaacggagggagtacatggcTAGAAATCTTGCCATACACTCTTCGTCTGTTTAAGAGATCCAGGCTGGTGGATTTTAATATAACTCACTCAGTGTTACACCGTTGAAGCTGATATATTTAGTTATCTAAATAAAATTCAGAGTAAAAAACTACTTACGACGCAGCAGTGAAGGCTGTAGCAAGCAGCAGGAGCGCCGGAGGGCGGGCCGGCCGGCCGCGCGTGGGCGGCGGGCGGATCTGCCGGCGCCGCCGCGTCCGCTCCCACTTCGCAGTCACCGACGTGGCCTCCatggagaggaagagaggcagAAGCTGGAGGCCGGAGCCCGTAGGCGCGGGGCAGCTGGCCGACGGCGAGGTGCTCCCGGTGGCGCCGTGGCAGGGCAGTTGGACGGCGGACGGCGGAGGGCGGCCGGACGGGGCAGGGACGGCGGACGGGCGACTCGAGTCGCGACGCCGCTCGGCTCGGGGACGGGGTgcgacgcggacgcggacgcggacgcggCAGGGGCTGCGTTAGGTTCAGTGGGAGTTCTGGGCTGGGCTGCGAGGGCCCGCTCCCTCAGAAGGCCTTTCGCCCTTTCATCTCAAAGGATGGCAAGCTCCACGCATCGACACTTTACGAAAAAGTCCACCTTACCCCTTTAACTTTTACGAAACGGTTATCCTAACGTCTGGACGTCCGGCGCGCGAGATGTGTCCGGATGCCGCTCCCCTTCCCAAATCCATCCGCCCCCGATGAATCGGATCATAATAGAATTACGTCCACCGCACCCATATCCTCTGTTCCCCACCGCGTGCGTGTCCCCGTTCCCCAACCACGCCCCATTCCCCACCGCTCCCTGTGCCAAAAGCACGAAACTCTTCAGGTGCAAtatcataaaaatatataaacatcacaaaactatgtagtgcaacataaaaaattatgtactccaacatcgaaaaattatgtactACAGCATTCGAAAAGTATATACTAcaacatctcaagcagtagtACTGCAACATCGTAAAATCAATCATGAAACATGGAAAAATAGAAACAAACTCAATAGTCACCTTTTCAGTGCTGCAACATTTAAAAACGGTAATTTCAACCATTAAAATCCTCTATTGCAACAATCTTAACATTAGAACTCCATTTCTGCAACACATGAATCATCCTATTGCAACATTCGAAAATCATCTGTGGCAACATAAAAAAACCCATTGCAACACGGAGAAACAACAAAAAAGCATACAAAATAGCAAGGGGATGGGTTCGAGGTGCAGGCTGCTCCAGCCCCTGACCCATCACCTTCGAGCTCACCGGAGGGAGGAGGGAATATGACCCCAGAGCTCATTGGAACCCTAGCCACCATcgcgtccctcagatccagaggaggatggCTCATATTCAGAGAATGATCGACCTACCTTGTCGGAGCAGCtgtcgtcgtcctcgtctcctATGGGGGGAGCGGGAGCCGGGTCGCTGGGAGCGTGGGGTAGCAATGGAGGTCGCGGAGGGAGAGGAGGGAGCGTGGGCGGGTGGGGCGGCAGCGAGCGGGTGCGGCATCTGTCAAGCGCGCCGCGACAGTGAGCCGTGGGTGGGGATGAGGGAGCGAGCGGAGGAGTGGGCGTGCGGAGGCGGAGGCGCAGAGTGGGGATGAGGACGAGGGAGACGGAGCGGGAGTGGATGAGGACGAGCCGGTCTGAGTCGTTCCGTGGGCGGATCCGTCTGGATGGAATGGACGCCCGAACTATATCATTATCGTTTGCGAAAGTCTGTTTTTCCTCCCTGAACTGTAAAACCGAGTAAAACACCtccatgaacttttaaaaccgtccGTTTTACGTCCCTGACCGATTTTCAAAGGCGGttctgtctttttctttttttatttattgcggctgaatctttgaaaaatcatagtaaatcatagaaaaaccataaaatagaaaatctaattttgttggactccacatgagtagatttaCACACTGAATATATAATATTGTATGCTTTAGTATAACTTTTTTGCTATAGCTTCATATCTATGCTTttatataattaattcatagctacagTTTCTATGGtttaattgtggtgaaatttttatggtagactaattattgtatgtttgaactgtagtaaaaatttcatactcattggatcatatataacttagttatagatttattagGTATATGTTTGTTAGAAAATatttataaatctataactaaatcaGGACAGCAGCAGCCGAGCCAAATTTATTTggggaaacctaattagtccatcgGATGTTTAGATGCTAATTAGGAGCATTATTAAATGTAGACTAattaaaataacaaattacacagatggagacggatttgcgagacgaatttttgaagcctaattaatccatgatttgcaaagttgtgctacagtaaacatatgttaatcatagattaattaggctttttAGATTTGCCTCGCTAATTAGTCTActcctgtgcaattagttttataattagttcaTGTTTAATCCTCTTagttagcatccgaacgtccaatataacacggactaaactttagcccctgatCCAAACACCCTGCCTCTATTATGGAACAGAAGGAATGAGCTTGTATTCCAAAGGGAAGCGATGACAATGAGACGCTTCCTTAGTTTATGCGGCAATGAAGCGCAACTCTGGAGCTTCAGGCTGTTGtgccctgttcggcaggacttattACTGCTACGACTGATTTGtacagctgatttgttgtgagagaaaaacactattcccatAGTTGAAAAGTAGGACTGATTCTGACGGAGCGAACACGGCCAAGAAACACAGGTAACGTCTGGTGTTCACTGTTTACAACAATCATgaaccaaggccttgtttagatcacctccaaattccaagttttttcactctctctccatcacatcaatttttggaagcatgcatggagcattaaatgtaggtaaaaaaataactaattgcacagtttggttgtaaatcacgagacgaatcttttgagcatagttagtccataatcggacaaagtttgtcaaatacaaacgaaacgtgctacagtgtccagattgcaaaaatttacaatctaaacatggcccaagGCTCTGGGATTTCATGAGCTGCATCAGGACTTTAAATGTTACTATTTGTTGTTTTCTTTAGCATGGAAAGAAGCAGCAGAGCGTCATACCCAAGATAACCAAGCATGAGTGAAACAGCCCAAATAGTGCTTTCTCTGCCTTTATTAAGTGGACTCACATCCATCGACGCATGCATGAATGAAGGACAGAAAGAAGGACAATGAATAGCTTCAGAAAATACCCAACTATTTTAGCAAAAGAATAGGAGTATATAAATGTATATGTATAATATGTTATCTTGAGACAAATCTTGTTCTTCTGAGTTAGAATTAAGCCTAACACAACCCTAAGCGCATTGCCCACTTGATTCAGCAGCCCACAGGCCACAGGCCACCCCACAGCACGCAGTGTGCCTCTCTCGCATCTCTGGCAATACACAGTCACAATGGCAGCGGCTCTGTTCCGCTCCCCATCTCCCCAGTTCTCACATTCATTTGAGCCAAACACTAGGTCCGGCCACCACACACGAGGGGTGAGGCTATGAGGGTGTGATGTGGTGATGCGGTTACAGAAAACAAGGAAAAGGGGAGTATCTGAAGAACTCCTCCTCCACTCGATACCCTTCTCCCTCACGACACCGACAGGAAAACACATGTAgtataaggccccgtttagttcccaaaaaattttgtatagtaactgtcacatcaaatcttacggcacatgcatggagtactaaatgtagacgaaaaaaaaactaattacacagttggtcaagaaatcgcgagacgaaacttttgaacctaattagttcataattaaacactaattaccaaatacaaacgaaatgctacagtaagtcaaaatcaaaaaatttttggatctaaacgcaccctaagtCAAGACGCCGGCGCACGCGGTGTGGATAAGGAACCAGTTGCTTGATACTAAAGAGCAATATGCTACCTCTATCCTAAAATAAATAGATTGATAGAGACACAATAAAGTTTGACCAGCTTTATAACGATTGATGGTGTAATTTGGCTAGAGAATATGTCATGATCGGCCAAATTATATATGTTATTCACAATTAATATAGATTAGTTGATACGTTGCTTAAGAGCAGTAACATGGCCAACGGCGTTCCATGCTGGAGTATACAcgtgaagaaaaagaagaaagcaaACAATTGAGGAACAGGCTGGATGACCAACACGTATCAACACTACGGGAGAACGCAGATTTGCTGAGTGCcgtcggctttgccgagtgcaaaaaatcgAGCACTCGGCGAaaccactctttgccgagtgccggaccgggtggcactcggcaaagtctagcactcggcaaagagtggctttgccgagtgccacagagtgcccggcactcggcaaagggcggcactcggcaaaagccctctttgccgagtgcaacactcggcaaaaaaaatggcACTTGACGGCCGAGCCCGCCCACGccgtcaaatttaaaaaaaatctttaccgagtgccaaggcCCTGCACTCAGTAAAgatcccttctttgccgagtgccactgcctgacactcggcaaatgacctctttgccgagtgccagggccggcactcggcaaaatattttttttggttttttttgacccattttttttgtgaggccttcccacattatttaaaactccatgTTTAAATTTAGgacaattttgattttttttgctatattttgttagttttttttgtttcattgaattttatggaatatttcaaatttgaactgcaggtgcatggaataatcgaatttggtcgttcaaaaaatgatattcatgatatttggtgtatgttgaggccgtatccaggaactcacatgaaatttcgAGCATCTTATTGACGTAACATGACTAGGTAcctgcgggaaaagtgtatttaaattatataaaatccgaacaaAGTCTGAAAATAACGAAACTTGTCGGGgcatcgtgttatcgcatgtagagtctatggtaaaaaattgggAAGGTTTCGAGTAAGttatgacgtcggatgcctaaaacccagacatctccacatgtgatcactggagatgtctgggttttaggcatccgacgtcgcaacttgctcgaaaccttatcaattttttaccatagactctacatgcgataacacgacgccctgataagtttcgtcattttcggacttcgttcggattttatataatttaaatacacttttcccgcaggtacctcgtcatgttacgtcaacaagatgctcgaaatttcatgtgcgttcctagatacggcctcaacatacaccaaatatcatgaatatcattttttgaacgaccaaattcgattattccatgcacctgcagttcaaatttgaaatattccataaaattcaacgaaacaaaaaaactaacaaaatatagcaaaaaagtcaaaattgtgccaaatttgaacatggagttttaaataaaaataatggggcaaaaaaacaaaaaaaatttgccgagtgccggccctagcactcggcaaagagggcctttgccgagtgccaggaagtggcactcggcaaagaatttttttttaaaaaaactaaagcctttgccgagtgccggcccggcccagcactcggcaaagggggaaaCTCTAACTAAATGTGTGGGCCGGcccacacactcactcactccaCACAACACACTCACGCACGCACACCCCCGCGCCCACCGCTGTTCGCCGCAGCCAGCTCGCCCTGCGcctgccgccggccgccgctgccgcgctCGCCCCACGCCCGCCCCGCCCGCCCCGCTCCACCTCGGCCCCGACCGCCCCGCGCCGCCCCGTCCCCGCCCCACCCCGCGAACCCGCGTCGGCGCGCCGCCGGCCCGGTCGCGCCCCACcgcggcgccgcccctccccacCCCGGCCGGTCGCCGGCCACCGGATCCTGGGCGCCCCGGCCGCGCCCGGCGCCGGCGCCCCCTGCCAGCCCTCGCCCCGCCCCAGCCGCGCCCCGCTCCGgcgccgccccgccccgccccaccTCGGTCGACCTCTGGCCACCGGTTCCGGGCCGCCCCAGCTGCTCAGCGCCCCGCAGCGGCGCGCCCGGCCGCGCCCCGCCTGCCCGACGCCGGCCCAAGGCAGCGGCCCCAGCGAGCCCACCGCAGCcctggaggaaggaggaagaaggtagcaggaagaggaagaagaaggaggaagaaaaaggaagaagaaggaagaagaagaaggaagaaaaaggaggaagaaggagcagaagaagaaggaagaagaagaaggaagaaaaaggaggaggaagaaggagaagaaaaaggaagaaggaggaggaagaagaaggaggaggagaaagggagagggggaggaagccAAAGTGGAGGGGACGAACGTTCGTCCACGTCGTCCACGTCGTTCGTCCATGTCGTCCACGCCGTTCGTCCACGCCGTCATCCCCGCCCTCACCGGAGGAGAAGGTAAAGCCGcagggttgtcggccatcgtgccgtttatGTCGTCGACGGCCTTCGTGCTGGGTTTGTGGttgtgttggccatcgtgccccaaatgtggatgtcggccatcgtgccgatgatttttcttgtaggttttggaaattttcaacttttagtgatgtttttcttcttttgcagagcaggacctgtcggagGGGACCTGGAGCACCTTGGCGACCCTGATCGTCTTCATCGGCGTTGCGGTCCTACCTACACAGCACcaactcgccactgcaccgactcgccactACGCCGCTAGCCTGTCTCcactgccaccctaggtataattgaGCTCTCTTCCTTACCGTTGTAGTACGTAGATCggtgtagcccagttaggcgtctcctatccgaaacagatacggttggaggtatgcggatctctgcatatctatgaccgtatctgtttcggattgtccatattttttggatagcctgcggatgcgtagatgggttagtttccatgttctgctcagATCCGAGacggagtttcggcaccacctcactgttgttctctggatacacactctcccttccaggacgtgtatcgggagaatagcggggaggtgctgccaaaattctatctcggatcagagtagagcatggaaactaacctcatctacgcatccgcgggtgggattaggacctatcctcacctattagagagtaggcacgccgtgcagatgcaactgatggttatattactccgttatgtgtatatgctagaggatggataaccgtgagtggatgtacatgggacgcccaagtcagactcaaatcacccgtgaatggatggataagtgaaagctctagtttggttttggtgaattgatgaaaccctaagtgctaacctagtttatcaagtgatcatgagataggtagcacacttcaagtggagaagctaatgaaggtcatagcatgacaatggtgatggcatggtgatgatcaagggcttaaacttgaaaagaagaaagagaaaaataaaaagctcaaggcaaaagtataacttgtaggagctattttgttttggtgatcaagacacttagagagtgtgatcatatttaggtttgatagccatactattaagaggggtgaaactcatatcggaatgcagttatcaaagtgccactagatgctctaactcattgcatatgcatttaggatctagtggagtgctaacacccttgaaaatatttgtgaaaatatgctaacacatgtgcataaggtgatacatttggttgttggcacatttgagcaagggtggagaagttagaagtgaaaaggagttggtcgcgaagacgctggcgtcggtctactgaccggacgctgggtctgaaagcaccggacgttgTCTGCCTACGTCTGGTCAGACTGGTGAGATGGCACAATGCCTAGGGTTAACCATCGGACGCTggactgtgtccggtcaaggtagactggatgcgtccggtcgaagaaaaccggctcggggagcttactgtactcaaccggacgctgaggcttcagcgtccggtcagttttaccggatcatccggtcagcttcatagccattgaaatctgacaaacagcgtttgaagctggtgacgcatggcgtccatcgagcgaccggacgctgagggcttgcgtccggtcagttggaccggtgcgtccggtcagagcgcagtgtgcctagtgaaggggtacaacggctctatttcgtgggggcttctatttaagccccatggccagctatagctcacatctttggccattttcattgacatagcaaccctgtgagcttagccaaagccctcatactcatctccatcattgattcatcatcatagtgagattgggagtgatccaagtgcattgcttgagtgattgcatctagaggcacttggtgttcgtgtttcgctgcgggattcgcttgttactcttggtggttgccgccacctagacggcttggagcagcgaggatcgttgagcggaggtggtgattgtctccggctccgatcgtggtgattgtgaggggttcttgacctttccccgacggagagctaaaaggtactctagtggattgctcgtggcttgtgtgatcctcatcttgtgttggttgtgcggcaccctattgagggtttggcgtgtgatgccaattagcgcgtgaacctccaagtgagtgaatcgccacaacgaggactagcttgtcggcaagcaagtgaacctcggtaaaaaatcattatgttcatcctttgattccgaggtgattggtcttcattgttatccacacttgtgattgattggttcatacatctacacggtggtataaccttcttgcctactctttacattaccgcaaactagttgtcaagctctttagtttaactagttgtgagagcttgttagtttggttagtgtggctctttagttagtatttgagagcacactaatttagtgttgtgatatagctattgtgtggatatactccatctaaactagaattgtggtgggtggcttgcattttggtaggctagcgtaaaactcgcttcgcctcataattgtctaatccttttgttaagtgttgttgtagaaattttattaggctattcacccccctctagccattaggacctttcaagtggtatcagagccgaggtcaccgttatttgaggcttaacaaccttcggtgctaaaatggctcaaatcaacaacaccaagaagccaccccaatttgatggctcaaattattcttattggaagtcaaagatgaccacacatatcaagtcaatcaatagaaatgtgtggaagatggtagaaaccaaaattgagattaaggatccggaaaatcccaccgccgccgaagaagtgcttctccaaaataatgacattgctctaagtgccattcatgatgcaattgatgtgagaatatttgagaaaatcaagaatattgagatggctcatgaagcttggaagaaattggaagaatcatttgagggcactcaagccatgaagggtgcaaaggcttacattctcaaagaaaaatttgtaagcttcaagatgaaggaagatgagagtgtgccggacatgttccatcggatggaagtgattgtcaatgatctcaaagcacttggtgagaagatagaggacaaggacttctccaataagcTCTTAAgatgtttgcccgcaagatttagcatgttggtcaccttactagtgaggaccgaTTTGAATACAATGACActaaaccaaatcttgggagatatcatgaccgatgatgcttatagagatgatgatgagaaggaagaaaaaagggagaagaaagatgagaaaaaggatgacaagaagaagagtatggcattcaaagccacatcatcaaagggcaaagcagagcaagaaacatc
This genomic interval carries:
- the LOC136510362 gene encoding glycine-rich cell wall structural protein 1.0-like — its product is MADNPAALPSPPGCGGLAGAAALGRRRAGGARPGAPLRGAEQLGRPGTGGQRSTEVGRGGAAPERGAAGAGRGLAGGAGAGRGRGAQDPVAGDRPGWGGAAPRWGATGPAARRRGFAGWGGDGAARGGRGRGGAGRAGRAWGERGSGGRRQAQGELAAANSGGRGGVRA